The Mucilaginibacter sp. PAMB04168 genome contains the following window.
TGCACCACCCACAAAAGGTGATATGACACGTGCTTTATCTGTAGACAAGCCGAACACACTTTTCACATAGCTTTGGCTGTTAAGCACGCTTTGCGTTTTATCATATATAGTTAATTTATCATCATCACCATAAATAACAGTTGTAGCATGCATTTCCATAGGGTTGTGATGCTCGCTACCGTGAAAATAATCGGCTTGATGTTGAATAGCAGACTTATCGAAAGCTTTCTGTGCATCGCCACGGGGCTTGGTAACCGGTACTTTGTAGGATTTAGGCTTCTTGGCTTTATCTAAATTAAGCTCTATGCCCGACTGCAGGTTTTCATCTACCTCATATTCAAAATGAATTAAGGTTGATGCATAACGCGCCAGCTCAAACGTTACGGCCACTACTAATGCAATAGGCTGTAAGCCGAATTGAATTTCATTATTTTGAAAAGGCCTAAATGGCGAGCCGTCTTTAGGTGCGTCCTGATCTTTGTAACTCCGGTCAAACCAGGCAAAGTCGGGTACATTCTCGTGCGTAAATACTTGTAAAACTCCCTTTTGACTAAGTGCCTGCCGCGTATTTACGGCCGTAATTTTACCCTTGGTTATAGGACTTGACACCACGTAACCGTAGGTAATTCCGGCAGCTACATTAAATTCGGCAGCATATTTCGCCTGCCCGGTTACCTTAGCGCGGCCATCTACCCGGCTAATGGGTTTGCCTATATATTCTGTACTCATGCTTGTTCCTCCAGTTTAGCTGCCTTTAATAACGCTCTTACAATTGCCCGCTTTGCGAGATCTATTTTAAAGGTATTGTCGCCAAAGCCTTTCGCACCTTCCAAAGCAATTTCCGCTGCTTTCTTAAAATTTTCAGTTAATGCTACCTGATTGGTCAGTGCAGCTTCTGCTTCAATACTTCTCCAGGGCTTATGCGCAACGCCACCCAAGGCCAGGCGTGCTTCGGTAATTACATTACCATCCATTTTTAGCCCTACGGCTACGGATACTAATGCAAAAGCGTACGAGGCCCTCTCACGAACCTTTAGATATTCAAAGTTCTCAGCAAATCCTTCATTTGGTAAATCTACGGATGTAATTATATCGCCTGCATCGAGCGTGTTATCCAAATCCGGCCGATCTCCCGGTAAGCGATGAAAATCGGCAAATGGAATACTCCAGTCACCGTTTTTTCCGGTTATGTTTACCGTAGCCCCTAACGCTGCCAGCGCTACACACATATCACTGGGATGCGTTGCAATGCACTGTTCGCTGGTACCTAAAATAGCATGTATACGGTTGTACCCATTTACGGCCGAACACCCTGAACCCGGCTCGCGCTTATTACAGGGCGTGGCTTTATCATAAAAATAATAACAGCGTGTGCGCTGCATAAGGTTGCCCCCATTGGTAGCCATGTTACGCAGCTGTGGAGATGCTCCAGCTAATATGGCTTTTGACAAGAGAGGATATCGTTCCTCCACCTTTTCGTTCCAGGCGGTATCAGCATTGGTTACTAAAGCCCCTAAACGCAGGCCGCCGTTATTGGTATCTTCAATACTATGAAAAGCAAGATGAGTGATATCGATTAGGTGATCGGGACTCTCGACGCTTATTTTCATTAAGTCGAGCAGGTTTGTACCACCAGCTATGTATTTAGGGCTGTCGTGCTCGTCCAGTTCCCTTATAGCAGCATCTGTGCTATTAACGCTTACATAGGTAAACTTATTCATGACTACCGGCTCCTTTCACTTGCTCAATAGCATCTAAAATGTGGGGGTAAGCACCACAGCGACAGATATTGCCACTCATGAGTTCACTTATTTCATCGCGCGTTGTGGCTTTACCTTCATTAATTAAACCAACGGCCGAACAAATTTGACCGGGTGTGCAATAACCGCATTGGTAGGCATCATGTTCAACAAATGCCTCCTGAACCGGATGCAGTTCGTCTCCTTTTGAAAGACCTTCGATTGTAGTGACTTGGCAACCTTGCTTCATAACAGCTAACGTGAGACAAGAGTTGATGCGTTTACCATCAATCAACACTGTACATGCACCACACTGACCGTGATCACATCCTTTTTTAGTACCGGTGAGACCAACATATTCCCTGAGCGCATCTAACAAACTGACCCAAGGTTCAATCTTAAGATGAATCTCCTGTCCGTTTATGTTGAGGACTACATTGTGTGCTGAGTCAGGGTCGGGCACAGCATGAGCTAAGGGCCAGGTATGTCCTTGATGCGTTTGGTCGATTATTGTATTCATTAGCAAAGCGTTTAATGCATTATTCGGGAAATGCTAAGATTTAAACACTTGTATCTTAAATTAGTTCTGTAGGGAAAAAGACAGGTAATTATTTATAAATATTCCAGATAGTAAGCCACCAGTGCCTGATTGTGCGGCAGGGAAGTCGATAAAATCGGAATATGATTCTCCTCAACATGAAGGAAAAAAAACAGTTGATGGTTCGCAACGAAATGACCTACTTGATACTGCTAAACGGCGATAAGAATGAAAAACGGGCGGTCAGCAGGCCAGAGCAGGAAGGCAGCAGGCAAGTTAGTACAGCTTCTGGAGCTAAATCAGCGAGGCGTGTTAGGGGGGCTATAAAAGCAGAAAACCCCTGTAATGATTAGTTACAGGGGGTTAACTGAAAAGGTTTGGCGCCGACCTACTCTCCCACATTTTACTGCAGTACCATTGGCTCTGGCGGGCTTAACTTCTCTGTTCGGAATGGGAAGAGGTGGACACCGCCGATATAGGCACCTGAATATTTTTAATGTTTTTTAGCAGCCCTTTATTAAACGGACTACCTTAAACAATGACAATAATTGAAAGAAGTAATGTTAGTTCTGAGTAAACAACAGCACATGTTGTTTTTGATGGTGTGGTGTGACCGGAAAGATCACACCACTTATCTGTTGACGAAGAAAGCTTCGGGCAATTAGTATTACTCGGCTATGATGTCACCACCTTTACACCTGTAACCTATCAACGTAGTAGTCTACTACGACCCTCAATGGAAGTCTCATCTTGTGGCTAGTTTCGCACTTAGATGCTTTCAGCGCTTATCTATTCCCAACGTAGCTACTCTGCAGTACAGCTGGCGCCATAACAGATTCACTAGAGGTTAGTCCAACCCGGTCCTCTCGTACTAAGGTCAGCCCCACTCAAACTTCCAACGCCCACAACAGATAGGGACCGAACTGTCTCGCGACGTTCTGAACCCAGCTCGCGTGCCACTTTAATCGGCGAACAGCCGAACCCTTGGGACCTTCTCCAGCCCCAGGATGTGACGAGCCGACATCGAGGTGCCAAACCTCCCCGTCGATATGAGCTCTTGGGGGAGATCAGCCTGTTATCCCCAGCGTACCTTTTATCCTTTGAGCGATGGCCCTTCCATGCAGAACCACCGGATCACTATATCCGTCTTTCGACCCTGCTCGGCTTGTCTGCCTCACAGTCAAGCAAGCTTATGCTATTGCACTCCACGTACGGTTACCAAGCGTACTGAGCTTACCTTTGAAAGCCTCCGTTACCTTTTTGGAGGCGACCACCCCAGTCAAACTACCCGCCAAACAATGTCCTCTGCCGTGCAGAGTTAGACACCAAATACAGAAAGGGTGGTATTTCAACGTTGACTAACCGACTCCTAGCGAAGCCGGATCACAGTCTCCCACCTATCCTACACATCCTGTATCCGATATCAATGTTAAGTTGTAGTGAAGGTGCATGGGGTCTTTCCGTCCCGTTGCGGGTAACCGGCGTCTTCACCGATACCACAATTTCACCGAGCTCATGGCTGAGACAGCGCCCAGATCGTTACACCATTCGTGCAGGTCGGAACTTACCCGACAAGGAATTTCGCTACCTTAGGACCGTTATAGTTACGGCCGCCGTTTACCGGGGCTTCGATTCAATGCTTCGCCTTGCGACTAACATCCCCTCTTAACCTTCCGGCACCGGGCAGGTGTCAGGCCTTATACGTCATCTTTCGATTTTGCAAAGCCATGTGTTTTTGTTAAACAGTCGCCTGGGCCTTTTCACTGCGGCTGCCATTGCTGACAGCGCCCCTTCTCCCGAAGTTACAGGGCCATTTTGCCGAGTTCCTTAGCCATGAATCACTCGAGCACCTTAGGATTCTCTCCTCGACTACCTGTGTCGGTTTACGGTACGGGTTTTGATAACCTGAAGCTTAGCAGGTTTTCTTGGAAGTCTGATTACCATCACTATCACGCCACCCGAAGGCTTTGTGTACTATCAGCTTTCAGCAAACAATGCGTACTTTACTACATCGCCTATACCTACGGCCTTTAACGTTCTATTCCGTCAGAACGCGGATGTGTCACTACTCCGTCACTGCATCGCAGTTATCAAAAGTACTGGAATATTAACCAGTTGTCCATCGGAATCTCCACTCGGATTATCCTTAGGCCCCGACTAACCCTGATCCGATTAGCGTTGATCAGGAAACCTTAGTCTTTCGGTGGGCGGGTTTCTCTCCCGCCTTATCGTTACTTATGCCTACATTTGCTTTTCTATAACCTCCACATGCACTTGTCGTGTCATGCTTCGCCGGCGATAGAATGCTCCCCTACCAGTGTATATAAATATACAATCCATAGCTTCGGTATACTATTTAATGCCCGTTTATTATCCATGCCCGACCGCTCGACTAGTGAGCTGTTACGCACTCTTTAAATGAATGGCTGCTTCCAAGCCAACATCCTAGCTGTCTGTGCAGTCGGACCTCGTTAGTTCAACTTAATAGTAATTTGGGGACCTTAGCTGATGGTCTGGGTTCTTTCCCTCTCGGCCCTGGACCTTAGCACCCAGAGCCTCACTGCAGCGTATATTATTCAGCATTCGGAGTTTGTCTGGATTTGGTAGGATTTGACTCCCCCGCACCCAATCAGTAGCTCTACCTCTGTATAACTTTACCGCCACGCTGTTCCTAAAAACATTTCGGGGAGTACGAGCTATTTCCCAGTTTGATTAGCCTTTCACCCCTACCCACAAATCATCCGGAAACTTTTCAACGTTTATCGGTTCGGTCCTCCAGTACCTGTTACGGCACCTTCAACCTGTCCATGGGTAGATCACAAGGTTTCGCGTCTACCTCCTCTGACTGCACGCCCTATTCAGACTCGCTTTCGCTTCGGCTTCGTGTCTTAAACACTTAACCTTGCCAGAGAAGAGTAACTCGTAGGCTCATTATGCAAAAGGCACGCCGTCACAGAACAAGTCTGCTCCGACCGCTTGTAAGCACACGGTTTCAGGTTCTATTTCACTCCCCTGTTCGGGGTTCTTTTCACCTTTCCCTCACGGTACTGGTTCACTATCGGTCTCTCAGTAGTATTTAGCCTTACCGGATGGTGCCGGCAGATTCCTACAGGGCGTCTCCGACCCCGCAGTACTCAGGATTCTACTAGGTTATTATTCCTTACGCGTACGCAGCTCTCATGCTCTATGGCGGGCCTTCCCATGCCCTTCCGCTTCAGTTTAATATACCACATCGTAGTCCTACAACCCCCACTATGCCGTAACATGGTGGGTTTGGGCTGTTTCCCTTTCGCTCGCCACTACTCAGGAAATCACTATTGTTTTCTCTTCCTCTGCTTACTTAGATGTTTCAGTTCAGCAGGTTTGCGCATTATTGCAATCCATCTTCAATGGATTAGGTTTCCCCATTCGGAAATCTACGGATCAATTCATATTTGCTAATCCCCGTAGCTTATCGCAGCTTATCACGTCCTTCATCGCCTCTGAGAGCCAAGGCATCCCCCGTGTGCCCTTTCTTACTTTCTTCTACACATGCCGCTTTTGCTCGGCATGGTATGCTTTATTTAGAGTTGTTTTAGCAGTATCCGGTAGTTAGTATACAGTATCAAGACCCGAAAGCCTTTTTACTTTTTACCTTGTACTTTCTACTCTTACTCACAACGTCCTTCACTGTTGTTTTCTCAGTTTTACAATTACTTCTTCCAATATGTCAAAGAACTTTCGAATTAGATAGGCAGATGATTGCTCATTTGCTTATCACATCTGTGTGGAGAATAACGGATTCGAACCGTTGACCCCCTGCGTGCAAGGCAGGTGCTCTAGCCAGCTGAGCTAATTCCCCATAAAAGATTTCCCTTTGTAGTAGTCTCGAGCAGATTTGAAC
Protein-coding sequences here:
- a CDS encoding xanthine dehydrogenase family protein subunit M, yielding MNKFTYVSVNSTDAAIRELDEHDSPKYIAGGTNLLDLMKISVESPDHLIDITHLAFHSIEDTNNGGLRLGALVTNADTAWNEKVEERYPLLSKAILAGASPQLRNMATNGGNLMQRTRCYYFYDKATPCNKREPGSGCSAVNGYNRIHAILGTSEQCIATHPSDMCVALAALGATVNITGKNGDWSIPFADFHRLPGDRPDLDNTLDAGDIITSVDLPNEGFAENFEYLKVRERASYAFALVSVAVGLKMDGNVITEARLALGGVAHKPWRSIEAEAALTNQVALTENFKKAAEIALEGAKGFGDNTFKIDLAKRAIVRALLKAAKLEEQA
- a CDS encoding 2Fe-2S iron-sulfur cluster-binding protein; its protein translation is MNTIIDQTHQGHTWPLAHAVPDPDSAHNVVLNINGQEIHLKIEPWVSLLDALREYVGLTGTKKGCDHGQCGACTVLIDGKRINSCLTLAVMKQGCQVTTIEGLSKGDELHPVQEAFVEHDAYQCGYCTPGQICSAVGLINEGKATTRDEISELMSGNICRCGAYPHILDAIEQVKGAGSHE